The following coding sequences lie in one Polynucleobacter sp. HIN7 genomic window:
- the pufC gene encoding photosynthetic reaction center cytochrome PufC yields the protein MNSIQRILGIAALAGATLFLTACERPPVDSVQSGFRGTGMAMVYNPRTLEAQAEKNQVPVSIPADADGPKAGAVYKNVKVLGNLSVAQFTNFMVAMTSWVAPEQGCAYCHNVANFAEDSNYTKIVSRKMIQMTQRINVEWKSHVADTGVTCYTCHRGNNIPQNVWFTDPAKQQGSGFLTGKNGQNTPSQSVGGSDLPYDPFTPYLLKAENIRMNGPTALPTGNKNSIQDTEKVFGLMVHMSNSLGVNCAYCHNTRAMPEWSQSPPQRMTAWYGIRMARDINNNYMVPITNVFPAHRLGPEGDVAKANCATCHQGAYKPLYGVSMLKDYPFLTGTPAPRVAPKPAEKSNTVAMK from the coding sequence ATGAACTCAATTCAACGCATATTGGGCATTGCTGCTCTGGCCGGAGCCACATTATTTCTAACGGCATGTGAACGCCCGCCAGTGGACTCAGTGCAGAGTGGTTTCCGTGGCACCGGTATGGCAATGGTATACAACCCACGTACGTTAGAGGCGCAGGCAGAAAAGAATCAGGTACCGGTATCGATTCCTGCTGATGCGGATGGTCCAAAAGCTGGCGCTGTCTACAAAAACGTCAAGGTCTTAGGAAATCTGAGCGTTGCCCAGTTCACCAACTTTATGGTGGCAATGACCAGCTGGGTTGCCCCTGAGCAAGGTTGTGCCTACTGCCATAACGTCGCAAATTTTGCTGAAGACTCGAATTACACAAAAATTGTCTCGCGCAAGATGATTCAGATGACCCAACGAATTAACGTGGAATGGAAATCACACGTGGCGGATACTGGGGTGACCTGCTACACTTGCCACCGTGGAAACAACATTCCACAAAACGTTTGGTTTACCGATCCTGCTAAGCAACAGGGCAGTGGGTTCTTAACGGGCAAGAATGGCCAAAATACCCCCTCACAATCAGTGGGCGGGAGTGATTTGCCCTATGACCCATTCACCCCTTACTTATTAAAAGCTGAAAACATTCGCATGAATGGACCAACGGCTTTACCCACTGGCAATAAGAACAGCATCCAGGATACTGAAAAAGTATTTGGCTTGATGGTGCATATGTCGAACTCATTGGGTGTGAATTGTGCGTATTGCCACAATACCCGCGCAATGCCTGAGTGGTCGCAAAGTCCACCGCAGCGGATGACCGCATGGTATGGCATTCGGATGGCGCGTGACATTAATAACAACTACATGGTGCCGATTACCAATGTATTCCCGGCCCATCGATTGGGACCCGAAGGGGATGTGGCAAAAGCGAATTGCGCAACCTGTCATCAGGGAGCCTATAAGCCTCTCTACGGAGTTTCGATGCTCAAAGATTACCCATTCTTAACAGGCACGCCTGCACCGCGCGTTGCACCAAAGCCTGCTGAG